The following proteins come from a genomic window of Natronosalvus vescus:
- a CDS encoding tyrosine-type recombinase/integrase has product MATESLDGDALSEDPIAYFLEEQQYHGKSERTIDAYERVLRQFEAFLEEGSGISLREANRRECMAWVHSLRGRLASSTIATYASYVHRFYDYMTRVEAFEGNPMSLVMEEMGESIDTNPTRREISIPEMRAFVADICHPLERAVIVTLLKTGMRVGELCNLDLRDLHVELEGIDREWTPRVQLEARPRSLYVDEKPARGVAVNGETRTASNKRKRETVIPVDSELDTVLEAWLAIRPDPVSPADPLFLDTGDSWGQRLEPSDVRYIVERHARERGWYRRGGGATENVTPHYFRHFFTTHLRDRTGDRGIVKYLRGDVASDVIDTYTHDWGDRVRSVYEANIYAVLS; this is encoded by the coding sequence ATGGCAACTGAATCGCTCGACGGTGACGCGCTTTCCGAGGATCCGATTGCCTACTTTCTCGAGGAACAACAGTATCACGGCAAGAGTGAGCGAACCATCGACGCCTACGAGCGCGTCCTCCGGCAGTTCGAGGCCTTTCTCGAGGAGGGGTCGGGAATCAGCCTCCGGGAGGCGAACCGACGGGAGTGTATGGCCTGGGTTCACTCCCTGCGTGGCCGACTGGCCTCGAGTACGATCGCAACGTACGCTTCCTACGTCCATCGATTTTACGACTATATGACCCGCGTGGAGGCGTTCGAGGGGAATCCGATGTCCCTGGTAATGGAGGAGATGGGCGAATCGATCGACACCAACCCTACCAGACGGGAGATTTCGATCCCCGAAATGCGAGCGTTCGTCGCCGACATCTGCCATCCGCTCGAGCGAGCGGTTATCGTCACCCTTCTCAAAACGGGGATGCGTGTCGGTGAACTGTGCAACCTCGATTTGCGGGATCTGCACGTCGAACTCGAGGGAATCGACCGCGAGTGGACGCCACGGGTACAACTCGAGGCGAGACCACGATCGCTGTACGTCGACGAGAAACCGGCCCGCGGTGTGGCAGTCAACGGCGAAACGCGAACCGCCTCGAACAAACGGAAGCGCGAGACGGTGATACCAGTCGATAGCGAACTCGATACGGTGCTGGAAGCCTGGCTGGCCATCCGACCTGACCCCGTCTCACCGGCCGATCCGTTATTTCTCGACACCGGCGATAGCTGGGGGCAACGCCTCGAGCCATCCGACGTCCGCTATATCGTCGAACGACACGCTCGAGAACGGGGGTGGTATCGGAGGGGCGGTGGGGCGACAGAGAACGTCACCCCCCACTACTTCCGGCACTTTTTCACGACACACCTCCGGGATCGGACGGGTGATCGAGGGATCGTCAAGTACCTGCGTGGAGACGTCGCGAGCGACGTGATCGACACCTACACCCACGACTGGGGTGACCGTGTTCGATCCGTTTACGAAGCGAACATCTACGCCGTGCTTTCGTAG
- a CDS encoding alpha/beta hydrolase, giving the protein MDSRQGPLDPVVTTLLEEHPYRTLPPWHALSVDAARRLEDDVFGGDPTISLPSVTDTAFPGTCGSVPVRLYRGRDETSLPILLFYHGGGWTLGTLDSADDICRALADEVGCLLVSVDYRLAPEHPFPEPLVDAIDALEWVHTHGDALGGDTSRIGVCGSSAGANLAASVALWDAQYGSGVLDQQVLCYPITDYRFDTASYEANADGPLLTRADMRWFWEQYLRHPLDGHHPYASVLRASSLEAVAPATVLTCGHDPLRDEGIAYADRLEDAGVPVTHLHYPSLPHGALSLTDSVNRSAEAMADLTAAVRSRFGIDPVETAE; this is encoded by the coding sequence ATGGATTCCAGACAGGGGCCACTCGATCCGGTGGTGACGACATTGCTCGAGGAGCACCCGTATCGAACGCTTCCACCCTGGCACGCCCTCTCTGTCGATGCGGCCCGTCGGCTCGAGGACGACGTCTTCGGCGGCGATCCGACGATTTCGCTCCCGTCGGTGACTGACACCGCGTTCCCCGGCACTTGCGGATCGGTACCGGTCAGACTGTACCGCGGTCGGGATGAGACGTCCCTACCAATATTGCTCTTCTATCACGGCGGCGGCTGGACGCTCGGGACACTTGACTCGGCCGACGACATCTGTCGCGCCCTGGCGGACGAGGTCGGCTGTCTCCTCGTCTCCGTCGACTACCGGCTCGCCCCGGAACACCCGTTTCCTGAACCACTGGTCGACGCCATCGACGCCCTCGAGTGGGTGCACACGCACGGGGACGCTCTCGGCGGCGATACCTCACGGATCGGGGTGTGTGGCTCGAGCGCCGGTGCCAATCTCGCTGCGTCAGTCGCGTTGTGGGACGCCCAGTACGGTTCAGGGGTTCTCGACCAGCAGGTGCTCTGTTACCCGATCACCGACTACCGATTCGACACGGCATCCTACGAGGCGAACGCGGACGGGCCACTGCTTACGAGAGCGGACATGCGATGGTTCTGGGAACAGTACCTTCGGCACCCACTCGATGGGCACCACCCATATGCGTCCGTGCTTCGAGCATCGTCGCTCGAGGCAGTCGCCCCCGCCACTGTCCTTACCTGTGGACACGACCCGCTGCGTGACGAGGGAATCGCGTATGCCGATCGTCTCGAGGATGCTGGTGTCCCGGTCACGCATCTCCACTATCCGTCACTCCCTCACGGTGCACTGAGTCTCACCGACAGCGTCAACCGATCGGCCGAGGCGATGGCAGACTTGACGGCTGCGGTGCGCTCGCGGTTCGGTATTGACCCGGTCGAAACTGCTGAGTAG
- a CDS encoding MBL fold metallo-hydrolase: MSTSDWGDWLTRAIESTDPDGVAVWYLGCNGFAIKGSEGTTIYIDPYLGLGDPPRTVRMIPVPFDPEDVDHADAVLATHEHTDHVHGPSQAPMLAASDATLYAPDDSLAVAREEEAWTDNWDVTDDQFAEVTEGDTLEIGEFTLHVEPAHDPDATHPVSYVLEHDAGTIFHGGDTKPTDEFDRLGEHYDIDLGILAFGTVGTVPDKETREPVRTRWYNDENQIIECASALQLERLLPSHWDMWRGLTADPKALHHHAKSFEHPRRLEIVEIGDRVEL, from the coding sequence ATGTCAACGAGCGACTGGGGAGACTGGCTCACGCGCGCGATCGAATCGACAGATCCCGACGGAGTGGCGGTCTGGTACCTCGGCTGTAACGGCTTTGCAATAAAAGGGAGCGAGGGAACGACGATCTACATCGATCCCTACCTCGGACTCGGCGATCCGCCGCGAACGGTTCGGATGATTCCCGTCCCGTTCGATCCCGAAGACGTTGACCACGCCGACGCCGTTCTCGCGACCCACGAACACACCGACCACGTCCACGGGCCGAGCCAGGCACCGATGCTGGCCGCCTCCGACGCCACGCTGTACGCCCCCGACGACAGCCTCGCCGTTGCCCGCGAGGAAGAAGCCTGGACGGACAACTGGGACGTCACCGACGACCAGTTCGCGGAAGTCACCGAAGGCGACACGCTCGAGATCGGCGAGTTCACCCTGCACGTCGAACCGGCACACGATCCGGACGCGACGCACCCGGTCAGTTACGTGCTCGAGCACGACGCCGGGACGATCTTCCACGGCGGGGACACGAAACCAACCGACGAGTTCGACCGTCTGGGCGAGCACTACGACATCGACCTCGGCATTCTCGCATTCGGGACGGTTGGCACCGTCCCCGACAAGGAGACCCGCGAACCGGTTCGTACCCGCTGGTACAACGACGAGAACCAGATAATCGAGTGCGCCTCGGCGTTGCAACTCGAGCGGCTGCTACCGAGTCACTGGGACATGTGGCGCGGGTTGACCGCCGATCCGAAGGCGCTCCACCACCACGCGAAGAGTTTCGAGCACCCGCGCCGCCTCGAGATCGTCGAGATCGGTGACCGGGTCGAGCTCTAG
- a CDS encoding AAA family ATPase, producing MSSTADADDVVEVQAGGITVTKTYTAEEFPVPAIRFEIETTTDDVATVRLSEDIPESFPMDSVGFHPEYHSDQWTAFQDNHVEFTGEIDPAEPLVTVYGIRLDDDTDPASFLTEPTITVVDSNDDETVEADGDHLEDTMIEDIIADDSNQVVKDMLSGESDGVPGLADNEDEEDDTDAADDAGETADADETTAEADTTDTDLEYDEADLEGEADTGADDAEDDDTEDEEVGLESGEEADADEESFLGQEELDLNLEDVETDPEPVDDADEDEAETPDIDLGFEDDEIPPADDKAVDEKEPPTIELDLEGEGEGEDEEAATDDADEVADDADEITDDADEITDDADEPPKIELDLEEAASSADTAAESASADADDGVEASETPTADGDTAATGGDRPALGARLAAEIREGDLSDADLETLRDALDVEGDTGGDSGATETGLSGSDQAKIDHLQSRVDELAAYTSALESFLDDNGTGEQLIEEFRTQVSTFEDDLATVEEQLDETVDTVEANATAVEAVDDRTETLESDFENVSESVTDVESALEDVESDVDSLETDLGDVADDVEDLGVDLGSLEGHVDDIEADMGSLEDDVDDLEADLEDVSADVTDLTEWRDQLGSMFSE from the coding sequence ATGAGCAGTACCGCGGACGCAGACGATGTGGTGGAAGTGCAAGCGGGTGGGATTACGGTAACGAAGACCTACACGGCGGAGGAGTTCCCGGTTCCAGCGATTCGCTTCGAAATCGAAACGACGACGGACGACGTGGCCACCGTGCGTCTCTCCGAAGACATCCCGGAGTCGTTCCCGATGGATAGCGTCGGGTTCCACCCGGAGTACCACAGCGATCAGTGGACCGCCTTCCAGGACAACCACGTCGAGTTCACCGGTGAGATCGATCCCGCGGAACCCCTCGTCACCGTCTACGGTATCCGCCTGGACGACGACACCGATCCGGCGTCGTTTCTCACCGAACCGACGATAACCGTCGTCGACTCGAACGATGACGAGACGGTGGAAGCAGACGGTGACCACCTCGAGGATACGATGATCGAGGACATCATCGCCGACGATAGCAACCAGGTCGTCAAGGACATGCTTTCGGGCGAGTCCGATGGGGTGCCGGGGCTTGCTGACAACGAGGACGAGGAGGACGACACCGATGCGGCCGACGACGCCGGCGAGACCGCGGACGCTGATGAAACGACTGCCGAAGCGGACACAACGGACACCGACCTCGAGTACGACGAAGCCGACCTTGAGGGCGAAGCGGACACAGGGGCGGACGACGCAGAGGATGACGACACCGAGGACGAGGAAGTTGGCCTCGAAAGCGGGGAGGAAGCGGACGCAGACGAGGAGTCGTTCCTCGGCCAGGAGGAACTCGACCTCAATCTGGAAGACGTCGAGACCGACCCCGAACCAGTCGACGACGCAGACGAGGACGAAGCGGAGACGCCCGACATCGATCTCGGATTCGAGGACGACGAAATTCCGCCAGCCGATGACAAAGCGGTCGACGAGAAGGAGCCCCCAACGATCGAACTCGACCTCGAGGGCGAAGGCGAGGGCGAGGACGAGGAAGCGGCCACGGACGACGCAGACGAGGTCGCCGACGACGCAGACGAGATCACCGACGACGCAGACGAGATCACCGACGACGCAGACGAGCCACCAAAAATCGAACTCGACCTCGAAGAGGCAGCCTCGAGTGCTGACACGGCCGCGGAATCGGCATCCGCCGACGCTGACGACGGTGTGGAAGCGTCCGAAACGCCGACCGCAGACGGCGACACGGCGGCTACGGGCGGAGACCGGCCCGCACTCGGTGCTCGTCTCGCCGCCGAAATTCGCGAAGGAGATCTCTCCGATGCGGATCTCGAGACGCTTCGAGATGCGCTCGACGTCGAGGGCGATACCGGGGGCGACTCGGGGGCGACAGAGACGGGACTGTCGGGCAGCGACCAGGCAAAGATCGACCACCTCCAGTCGCGTGTCGACGAACTCGCGGCCTACACGAGTGCCCTCGAATCGTTCCTCGACGACAACGGTACCGGCGAACAGCTGATCGAGGAGTTCAGGACGCAGGTGTCGACGTTCGAAGACGATCTGGCCACGGTCGAGGAGCAACTGGACGAAACCGTCGACACCGTCGAGGCAAACGCGACTGCTGTCGAGGCCGTCGACGACCGAACCGAGACCCTCGAGAGCGACTTCGAGAACGTCAGCGAGAGCGTTACCGATGTCGAATCGGCACTCGAGGACGTCGAGTCCGACGTCGATTCGCTGGAGACCGACCTCGGCGACGTGGCCGACGACGTCGAGGATCTCGGCGTCGATCTGGGTTCGCTCGAGGGTCATGTCGACGATATTGAAGCCGATATGGGCTCGCTCGAGGACGACGTCGACGATCTCGAGGCCGACCTGGAGGACGTCAGCGCGGACGTCACCGATCTCACGGAGTGGCGCGACCAGTTAGGTTCGATGTTCTCCGAGTGA
- a CDS encoding METTL5 family protein, translating to MPAGPARRQLAQLLESVADFPDPRVDREQYLTPAELAAHVVHLAAVQGDLTNATVIDLGTGTGMLALAAEQYAPARTIGLDVDANALEQARINEHTIRTLVLEATPSDGSEEVSEQIRHTVDWLRADIDHVPLDRTTLHSPVTVLSNPPFGAQHRNRHADRGFLEVASELSDVSYTIHNEGSQNFIESFASDDGGTVTHAFGATFPVDHRFDFHDRERATLEAEVFRIEWSGE from the coding sequence ATGCCCGCGGGCCCCGCTCGCCGACAACTCGCGCAGTTGCTCGAGTCAGTCGCCGATTTTCCGGATCCTCGAGTCGATCGCGAACAGTATCTGACGCCCGCCGAGCTGGCCGCACACGTCGTCCACCTCGCCGCCGTGCAGGGTGACCTGACGAACGCGACCGTGATCGACCTCGGCACGGGAACCGGGATGCTGGCACTGGCTGCCGAGCAGTACGCGCCCGCTCGAACGATCGGGCTCGACGTCGACGCAAACGCCCTCGAGCAAGCGCGAATAAACGAGCACACGATCCGAACGCTCGTGCTGGAAGCGACACCCAGCGACGGTTCGGAGGAGGTGTCCGAGCAGATTCGCCACACCGTGGATTGGCTCCGAGCCGACATCGACCACGTCCCGCTCGACCGGACGACCCTCCACTCGCCGGTGACCGTCCTCTCGAACCCGCCTTTTGGTGCGCAGCACCGCAATCGCCACGCGGATCGAGGCTTTCTCGAGGTTGCCTCCGAGTTGAGCGACGTCTCGTATACGATCCACAACGAGGGGAGCCAGAACTTTATCGAATCGTTCGCTTCCGATGACGGCGGCACCGTCACCCACGCCTTCGGGGCCACGTTCCCCGTCGATCATCGCTTCGACTTTCACGACCGCGAGCGGGCAACCCTCGAGGCGGAAGTGTTCCGGATCGAGTGGTCGGGCGAGTGA
- the kynU gene encoding kynureninase, protein MDEFDTTESAAIRRDGNDSLFHVRDRFDLADPCYLDGNSLGPASDAAVATLEHVVEEWRTLGIRGWTEGDPPWFHYGERLGDRLAPMVGANPKEVAVGNSTTVNIHTLIGTFLELADGNRIVVNELDFPTDHYAIRSQLRTRGLDPDDHLVVVESDDGRTIDEGDVLEAIDDETAIVFFPSVLYRSGQRFDLEKLTEAAHDHDAFAGFDLAHSVGAIPHELSAIDADFAVWCHYKYCNAGPGAVAGLYVNERHFGETPGLAGWWGHEKETQFDLETTYTPAHSAGAWQIGTIPIFAAAPLDGALSILEDVGIDAIREGSVARTEYLIALTDERLDEFGVSVGTPRSPDGRGGHVALEHDRAYALGNALRERGYVVDVRPPGVVRVCPSPLYVSYHEVWEFVEAVVDVLEHDRLEAVDREGVT, encoded by the coding sequence ATGGACGAGTTCGATACCACTGAGTCGGCGGCGATTCGTCGAGACGGGAACGACTCCCTCTTCCACGTTCGCGATCGATTCGACCTCGCCGACCCGTGCTACCTGGACGGGAACTCTCTCGGCCCCGCGAGCGATGCGGCCGTCGCCACCCTCGAGCACGTCGTCGAGGAGTGGCGAACGCTCGGCATTCGAGGTTGGACGGAAGGCGATCCGCCGTGGTTTCACTACGGCGAGCGTCTCGGCGATCGTCTTGCTCCGATGGTCGGTGCCAACCCGAAAGAGGTCGCCGTCGGCAACTCGACCACGGTCAACATCCACACCCTGATCGGGACGTTCCTCGAGTTGGCCGACGGGAACCGAATCGTCGTCAACGAACTCGACTTCCCGACCGATCACTACGCGATCCGTTCCCAGCTCAGGACACGAGGGCTCGACCCCGACGACCACCTCGTCGTCGTCGAGAGCGATGACGGCCGGACGATCGACGAGGGCGACGTACTCGAGGCGATCGACGACGAGACCGCGATCGTGTTCTTCCCCTCCGTCCTTTACCGGAGTGGGCAGCGATTCGACCTCGAGAAACTCACCGAGGCAGCCCACGACCACGACGCCTTCGCCGGGTTCGATCTGGCACACTCGGTGGGAGCCATCCCCCACGAACTCTCCGCCATCGATGCTGATTTCGCCGTCTGGTGTCACTACAAGTACTGCAACGCCGGCCCCGGAGCCGTCGCGGGCCTGTACGTCAACGAACGCCACTTCGGCGAAACGCCGGGACTCGCGGGCTGGTGGGGTCACGAGAAGGAGACTCAGTTCGATTTAGAGACGACCTACACACCGGCCCACTCGGCCGGTGCCTGGCAGATCGGAACGATCCCGATCTTCGCCGCCGCCCCACTCGACGGCGCGCTGTCGATACTCGAGGACGTCGGTATCGATGCGATCAGGGAGGGATCGGTCGCCCGTACCGAGTATCTCATCGCCCTAACTGACGAGCGACTCGACGAGTTCGGTGTATCCGTTGGCACGCCGCGAAGTCCCGACGGACGTGGCGGTCACGTCGCCCTCGAGCACGACCGGGCCTACGCACTCGGGAATGCGCTTCGCGAGCGCGGGTACGTGGTCGACGTTCGGCCGCCTGGCGTCGTCCGTGTCTGTCCGTCGCCGCTGTACGTCAGCTACCACGAGGTCTGGGAGTTCGTCGAGGCCGTCGTCGACGTTCTCGAGCACGACCGACTCGAGGCCGTCGACCGCGAGGGT
- the dph2 gene encoding diphthamide biosynthesis enzyme Dph2: MSQEYESEYSEGDLRKTGMALKHDREWDYELERIIDAVEERDAKKIGLQFPEGLKRRGPSVADDLRELVDDDVTIMLSGQPCYGACDLDTFLMKRTDVFVHFGHSPMKDTEKVIYVPLFSNVEVTPIIEESLETLEPPEETPEIGLVTTAQHMNRFSEMREFLEDRGYDVETRRGDDRLTHEGQVLGCNYASADVPADQVLYVGGGKFHPLGLAMEHPDKHVVIADPVNNVVTVADTEKFMKQRYGAVHRAMDAQKWGVIFCTKIGQGRWEIAQDILADNDDAYLITMDEVTPDRLRNFDMDAFVNTGCPRITTDDGPRFHKPMLTPGEYEIAVGNEPLDSLEFDTFHGTW; encoded by the coding sequence ATGAGCCAGGAGTACGAGTCGGAGTACAGCGAGGGAGACCTCCGGAAGACGGGGATGGCCCTCAAACACGACCGGGAGTGGGACTACGAACTCGAGCGAATCATCGATGCCGTCGAGGAGCGCGACGCGAAAAAGATCGGCCTGCAGTTCCCCGAAGGATTGAAGCGACGCGGCCCGAGCGTCGCCGACGATCTCCGAGAACTGGTCGACGATGACGTCACGATCATGCTGTCGGGGCAACCCTGTTACGGGGCCTGTGACCTCGACACCTTCCTGATGAAACGCACCGACGTGTTCGTCCACTTCGGTCACTCGCCGATGAAGGACACGGAGAAGGTCATCTACGTCCCCCTGTTCTCGAACGTCGAGGTCACGCCGATCATCGAGGAATCGTTAGAGACGCTCGAGCCACCAGAGGAGACTCCCGAGATCGGCCTCGTCACCACCGCCCAGCACATGAACCGCTTTTCGGAGATGCGCGAGTTCCTCGAGGATCGCGGGTACGACGTCGAGACCCGTCGCGGCGACGACCGACTGACCCACGAGGGGCAGGTGCTCGGCTGTAACTACGCGAGCGCGGACGTGCCCGCGGATCAGGTTCTCTACGTCGGCGGCGGGAAGTTTCACCCGCTCGGTCTGGCGATGGAACATCCCGACAAACACGTCGTCATCGCGGATCCGGTCAACAACGTCGTGACCGTCGCAGACACGGAGAAGTTCATGAAACAACGCTACGGTGCCGTCCACCGGGCGATGGACGCCCAGAAATGGGGCGTCATCTTCTGTACCAAGATCGGTCAGGGGCGCTGGGAGATCGCCCAGGACATCCTCGCGGACAACGACGACGCCTACCTCATCACGATGGACGAGGTCACCCCCGACCGCCTGCGCAACTTCGACATGGACGCCTTCGTCAACACCGGCTGTCCCCGGATCACGACCGACGACGGGCCGCGGTTCCACAAGCCGATGCTCACCCCCGGTGAGTACGAGATCGCCGTCGGGAACGAACCGCTCGACAGCCTCGAGTTCGACACGTTCCACGGCACCTGGTGA
- a CDS encoding YlbF family regulator gives MSVETTPTEPDVEALGAALGEAIRDLPEYEAFEAAQRTVENDPDVQSKISTFERIRQEFMMARQTGTASQEDLQELQSTQEELHAMEPMAEFLEAKSELAQRLESINRAISEPLAVDFGGEAGGCCQD, from the coding sequence ATGAGCGTCGAGACCACCCCCACCGAACCTGACGTCGAAGCACTCGGAGCAGCACTCGGCGAAGCGATCAGGGATCTCCCCGAGTACGAGGCGTTCGAAGCCGCACAACGTACCGTCGAGAACGACCCAGATGTCCAGTCGAAGATTTCGACGTTCGAACGCATCCGCCAGGAGTTCATGATGGCTCGCCAGACCGGGACGGCCTCCCAGGAGGATCTCCAGGAGCTCCAGTCGACCCAGGAGGAACTGCACGCGATGGAGCCGATGGCCGAGTTCCTCGAGGCCAAGAGCGAACTCGCACAGCGCCTCGAGTCGATCAACAGAGCGATCTCGGAGCCGCTGGCGGTCGATTTCGGTGGGGAGGCGGGCGGCTGCTGTCAGGACTGA
- a CDS encoding methionyl-tRNA formyltransferase, which translates to MTTPGDASIVYVGCTAPARDVLETLLERGLPITSVVTIDPEMADANAVSGYASLRPTAENYDLPVYYPSTYSMDGEADLDHFQTVDPDLMIVNGWQRLIPESILETTTHGALGNHGSAFGLPKGRGRSPLNWSLIEDRDRFLLSVIRLDPGADSGDVVTSRKFDITRHDTIQTLYYKVTMLLKEMLLEVVDPILAGERPFEPQSGEPTYYPKRNPEDGEIHWENGTQEIYNLVRAVAAPYPGAFTHAGGERVMIWEAIPFSADIEATASAGSIVEVFWTGEFVVATADGTLLVRAWEAGDWQPAVGDRFDSRGEPDRVDRPHHHENLASDGGVVDEPPSEKAVVDDATGDLDA; encoded by the coding sequence ATGACCACTCCCGGTGACGCTTCGATCGTCTACGTTGGGTGTACCGCGCCCGCACGGGACGTCCTCGAGACGCTCCTCGAGCGAGGCCTGCCGATCACGTCTGTCGTAACGATCGATCCGGAGATGGCGGACGCGAACGCCGTCTCGGGGTACGCTTCGCTCCGGCCGACGGCAGAGAATTACGACCTCCCCGTCTACTACCCGAGCACGTATTCGATGGACGGGGAGGCCGACCTGGATCACTTCCAGACCGTCGATCCCGACCTGATGATCGTGAACGGCTGGCAACGGCTGATTCCCGAATCGATCCTCGAGACGACGACGCACGGGGCCCTCGGCAATCACGGCAGTGCCTTTGGCCTCCCGAAAGGGCGAGGGCGCTCGCCCCTGAATTGGTCGCTGATCGAGGATCGGGATCGCTTCCTGCTCTCGGTGATTCGACTGGATCCGGGCGCTGACTCGGGCGACGTCGTGACGAGTCGTAAATTCGACATCACGCGCCACGACACCATCCAGACGCTCTACTACAAGGTCACGATGCTGCTCAAGGAGATGTTGCTCGAGGTCGTCGACCCGATTCTCGCGGGTGAACGTCCGTTCGAACCGCAGTCGGGTGAACCGACCTACTACCCGAAGCGAAACCCCGAGGACGGCGAGATACACTGGGAAAACGGGACGCAGGAGATATACAACCTCGTTCGGGCGGTCGCGGCCCCCTATCCCGGCGCGTTCACCCACGCTGGCGGCGAACGGGTTATGATCTGGGAGGCGATTCCCTTCTCCGCAGATATCGAGGCGACGGCCTCGGCCGGATCGATCGTCGAGGTGTTCTGGACGGGTGAGTTCGTCGTCGCGACTGCTGATGGCACGCTACTGGTGCGAGCGTGGGAGGCCGGCGACTGGCAGCCCGCGGTCGGCGACCGGTTCGACTCACGGGGCGAACCCGACCGAGTCGATCGCCCACACCACCACGAGAATCTCGCGAGCGATGGTGGAGTGGTTGACGAGCCACCGTCGGAGAAGGCCGTCGTCGACGACGCGACGGGTGATCTCGATGCCTAA
- a CDS encoding DUF7139 domain-containing protein: protein MAAEDPADGYLFDLYRRYIGEPDDRTDIYVGFGLFLGGIGLAVIALVVFLWGTTYDHGSSEYFNWLRPAYALGMVSLPALMLGIVVLLPSERRMRYISAGSLALTAAAAVGFVLAYPSNWLYNDDYSILIVGTYAVGLAGVTASTGAALIAHYLDMARAVEHAAADEDEDEDEDEGPAYTDAEIQSDIDAAMEGVELSWGGVEKSENKRLTFSDHDFDSENLDTNMATKTTRSTGVDAQVAGLKGLKGGEKKTAVSESTVDDQTQKLKALREQRQKEQAATAEASGNDGGVRNPLSGVLERLRALVKRN, encoded by the coding sequence ATGGCAGCCGAAGACCCTGCTGATGGGTACCTGTTCGATCTTTACCGGCGATACATCGGCGAGCCGGACGACCGAACCGACATCTACGTCGGGTTCGGGCTCTTCCTCGGAGGCATCGGGCTGGCGGTTATCGCGCTCGTGGTGTTTCTCTGGGGGACGACCTACGATCACGGGTCGTCCGAGTACTTCAACTGGCTTCGTCCCGCGTACGCGCTCGGGATGGTGTCGTTGCCGGCGCTCATGCTGGGGATCGTCGTACTGCTTCCATCCGAACGCCGGATGCGATACATTTCCGCTGGCAGCCTCGCGCTCACGGCCGCAGCCGCCGTCGGGTTCGTTCTCGCCTACCCGAGTAACTGGCTCTACAATGATGACTACAGCATCCTGATCGTCGGGACGTACGCGGTCGGTCTGGCCGGCGTGACAGCCTCCACTGGCGCTGCGCTGATCGCGCACTATCTGGATATGGCTCGAGCGGTCGAGCACGCAGCCGCGGACGAGGACGAGGACGAAGACGAAGACGAAGGGCCGGCGTACACCGACGCGGAGATCCAGAGCGATATCGATGCGGCGATGGAGGGCGTCGAACTCTCCTGGGGCGGCGTCGAAAAGTCCGAGAACAAGCGACTAACGTTCTCGGATCACGACTTCGATAGCGAGAATCTGGATACGAACATGGCGACGAAGACGACACGCTCGACCGGCGTCGACGCGCAGGTCGCAGGGCTCAAGGGATTGAAGGGCGGCGAGAAGAAGACGGCCGTCTCCGAGTCCACTGTCGACGATCAAACACAAAAGCTCAAAGCGTTGCGCGAGCAGCGACAGAAAGAACAGGCTGCTACCGCGGAAGCCAGTGGGAACGACGGTGGCGTCCGGAATCCCCTTTCGGGCGTCCTCGAGCGGTTGCGTGCGCTGGTAAAACGGAATTAA
- a CDS encoding DUF5805 domain-containing protein, with protein MDDDLDTETVVVRTYVPAYQKSTWEEHADDLGMSQSEYIRTMVQAGRAGFESPAEEPRSPDATPRGNGLETQVLELLRSDTYSWEQLLEAVSDDIETQLENTLDELQTNNRIRYSGRHGGYTLIGDTDGN; from the coding sequence ATGGATGACGATCTCGATACGGAGACCGTCGTCGTCAGAACCTACGTTCCAGCCTACCAGAAATCTACCTGGGAGGAACACGCTGACGACCTCGGTATGAGCCAGAGCGAGTATATCAGAACTATGGTACAAGCCGGGCGAGCGGGGTTCGAATCGCCCGCTGAGGAACCCCGTTCTCCGGACGCTACCCCAAGGGGTAACGGCCTCGAAACACAGGTGCTCGAACTCCTTCGTTCCGACACCTACTCGTGGGAACAATTACTCGAGGCGGTGAGCGACGATATCGAAACCCAGCTCGAGAACACCCTCGACGAACTCCAGACCAACAACCGAATTCGATACAGCGGTCGGCACGGCGGATACACACTCATCGGTGATACCGATGGCAACTGA